The Caloenas nicobarica isolate bCalNic1 chromosome 15, bCalNic1.hap1, whole genome shotgun sequence genome includes a region encoding these proteins:
- the LPIN3 gene encoding phosphatidate phosphatase LPIN3 isoform X4, giving the protein MNYVGQLAETVFVTVKELYRGLNPATLTGCIDVVVVRQPDNSFQCSPFHVRFGKLGVLRSKEKVVDIEINGEPVDLHMKLGDNGEAFFVQELEENEETTSAEGTLRKKRRRRRKPKKKELLDSELGGCEECKSEMFVKGPCKLPAHRDSVYFSFTDLPKEETRLLQSPEMHPYSDGELASMDSPTLSHPSSPKSDSELEIRPQESFALGAESHMQWTWGRLPQVNKLERIEPAKSTKTIGTAATTVSATLVPVDEATHLVAASEGLGGGPSPAGPQGVPCSSAVSVVEPTPATQHGNDLPRLKDIPTVGAESSLEASSAPQEKQEGGGSVMPEVQPDVEPFEGAAALRQVDSEDPEPQLEIQRRQGSIKRSPHLGPSDVYLEDLSNMAEEQVALYFPRSDKEQSSKPVADPSNPLCVQLPPDLPAESPMDSDSDLMPTIALSLCGGLGGSRQICREKFIEHMISYQQFAENPGLIYDPNLVILINKKYYNWAVAAPMVLSLQAFQRNIPESTIDQLVKEKMPKKGSRWWFSWRRKEFQAEEQPRPGKANVEMLQPSSAQQGQEGASSSDDEPLHRGDMLAVDTPAQKSLPTYKKSLRLSSEQIGRLNLQDGPNEVAFSVTTQYQGTCRCKATIYLWNWDDKVVISDIDGTITKSDALGHILPHLGKDWTHHGIAKLFHKIHLNGYKFLYCSARAIGMAHITKGYLKWVNEQGCALPKGPILLAPSSLFSAFHREVIEKKPEVFKIACLMDIQNLFATKLPFYAAFGNRASVSGSPGEEGGLGLRGGVAFPQLSPLLPFLGQDVYAYKQVGLPESRIFTVNPRGELIQELTKNHKSTYERLSELVELIFPPLGQSGSVALVCPEYSHFAYWRPPLPAVDLGAFS; this is encoded by the exons ATGAACTACGTGGGGCAGCTTGCTGAGACTGTCTTTGTCACGGTGAAGGAGCTATACCGGGGTCTGAACCCTGCCACTCTGACGGGCTGCATCGATGTGGTTGTGGTGAGACAGCCCGATAACTCCTTCCAGTGCTCCCCATTTCACGTGCGCTTTGGGAAGCTGGGTGTGCTGCGCTCCAAGGAGAAGGTG GTTGACATTGAAATCAATGGGGAGCCTGTGGACCTGCACATGAAGCTGGGTGACAATGGAGAGGCCTTCTTCGTCCAGGAGTTGGAGGAGAATGAG GAGACCACCAGTGCTGAAGGGACCCTGCGCAAGAAGAGGCGACGCAGGAGGAAGCCCAAGAAGAAGGAGCTTTTGGACTCAGAGTTAGGAGGCTGTGAGGAGTGCAAAAGCGAGATGTTTGTGAAGGGGCCGTGCAAGCTGCCAGCCCACAG ggaTTCAGTGTATTTCTCCTTTACTGATCTACCCAAAGAAGAAACCAGGTTGTTGCAGTCCCCGGAGATGCACCCTTACTCTGATGGGGAGCTGGCCTCCATGGACAG cCCCACCCTGAGCCATCCATCTTCTCCCAAAAGTGACTCTGAGCTGGAGATCAGACCACAGGAGAGTTTTGCTCTAGGGGCTGAATCCCACATGCAGTGGACCTGGGGAAGGCTTCCTCAG GTGAATAAATTGGAACGAATTGAACCAGCCAAGTCCACAAAGACCATTGGTACTGCAGCAACCACTGTCTCTGCGACGCTGGTCCCAGTGGATGAGGCAACCCACCTTGTTGCTGCCTCTGAAGGTCTGGGAGGAGGTCCAAGCCCAGCAGGACCTCAGGGTGTACCTTGTTCCTCAGCTGTATCTGTTGTTGAGCCAACACCTGCAACCCAGCATGGGAATGACCTCCCCAGGCTGAAGGACATCCCCACTGTGGGGGCAGAGAGCTCATTGGAGGCCTCCTCAGCCCCACAAGAGAAACAGGAGGGAGGTGGAAGTGTTATGCCAGAGGTTCAGCCAGATGTGGAGCCCTTtgagggagctgctgctctgaggcAGGTGGACTCAGAGGACCCTGAGCCCCAGCTGGAAATCCAGAGGAGACAAG GATCCATCAAAAGAAGTCCTCACCTGGGTCCCAGTGACGTTTATCTGGAAGACCTTTCCAACATGGCTGAGGAGCAGGTGGCGCTCTATTTCCCCAGGAG TGACAAAGAGCAGAGTTCAAAGCCTGTGGCAGACCCCAGCAACCCTCTGTGTGTCCAGCTGCCACCCGATTTGCCTGCCGAGAGCCCCATGGACTCTGACTCTGATTTGATGCCCACAATTGCCCTGTCGCTGTGTGGAGGCCTGGGGGGCAGCAGACAGATCTGTCGTG AGAAGTTCATAGAGCACATGATCTCCTACCAGCAGTTTGCTGAGAATCCAGGACTCATCTATGACCCAAACCTGGTGATACTGATCAACAAGAA GTATTACAACTGGGCAGTGGCTGCTCCCAtggtcctgtccctgcaggctTTCCAGAGGAATATTCCTGAG AGCACCATCGACCAGCTGGTGAAGGAGAAGATGCCCAAGAAAGGCAGCAGGTGGTGGTTCTCCTGGAGGAGGAAAGAATTCCAAGCAGAGGAG CAGCCGAGGCCAGGGAAAGCCAACGTGGAaatgctgcagcccagctctgctcagcaggg GCAGGAGGGGGCATCATCCAGTGATGATGAGCCCCTGCACCGTGGGGACATGTTAGCAGTGGACACCCCTGCACAGAAATCTCTGCCAACTTACAAGAAATCCTTGCGGCTCTCCTCCGAACAAATT gGAAGGCTGAATCTGCAGGATGGCCCCAACGAGGTGGCATTCAGCGTGACAACTCAGTACCAGGGCACGTGTCGCTGTAAGGCCACTATCTACCTGTGGAACTGGGATGACAAGGTGGTGATCTCAGACATCGATGGCACCATCACCAA GTCAGATGCTCTTGGGCACATCTTGCCACATCTGGGAAAAGACTGGACTCATCATGGGATTGCTAAGCTCTTCCACAAAATCCACCT GAACGGCTACAAGTTCCTCTACTGCTCGGCCAGAGCCATCGGCATGGCACACATCACCAAGGGCTACCTCAAATGGGTCAATGAGCAAGGCTGTGCCCTCCCCAAGGGCCCCATCCTGCTTGCCCCCAGCAGCCTCTTCTCTGCCTTCCACAG ggaggtgattgAGAAGAAGCCAGAGGTGTTCAAGATCGCCTGCTTGATGGACATCCAAAACCTGTTTGCCACGAAGCTGCCCTTCTACGCAGCCTTTGGGAACAGAGCCAGCGTGAGTGGGTCtcctggggaggagggagggttGGGGCTGCGGGGTGGTGTTGCCTTCCCACAGCTCTCACCCTTGCTGCCCTTCCTTGGACAGGACGTCTATGCTTACAAGCAAGTGGGCCTGCCGGAGAGCCGCATATTCACAGTCAACCCCAGAGGAGAGCTGATCCAGGAGCTGACAAAGAACCACAAGTCTAC GTACGAGCGGCTGtcggagctggtggagctgatCTTCCCTCCCCTGGGGCAGAGCGGGAGCGTTGCTCTGGTGTGTCCAGAGTACAGCCACTTTGCCTACTGGAGACCTCCGCTGCCTGCGGTTGACTTGGGTGCCTTCTCCTGA
- the LPIN3 gene encoding phosphatidate phosphatase LPIN3 isoform X1 — protein MNYVGQLAETVFVTVKELYRGLNPATLTGCIDVVVVRQPDNSFQCSPFHVRFGKLGVLRSKEKVVDIEINGEPVDLHMKLGDNGEAFFVQELEENEGSIPSRLCTSPIPMEESLEDAAQPSHAQETTSAEGTLRKKRRRRRKPKKKELLDSELGGCEECKSEMFVKGPCKLPAHRDSVYFSFTDLPKEETRLLQSPEMHPYSDGELASMDSPTLSHPSSPKSDSELEIRPQESFALGAESHMQWTWGRLPQVNKLERIEPAKSTKTIGTAATTVSATLVPVDEATHLVAASEGLGGGPSPAGPQGVPCSSAVSVVEPTPATQHGNDLPRLKDIPTVGAESSLEASSAPQEKQEGGGSVMPEVQPDVEPFEGAAALRQVDSEDPEPQLEIQRRQGSIKRSPHLGPSDVYLEDLSNMAEEQVALYFPRSDKEQSSKPVADPSNPLCVQLPPDLPAESPMDSDSDLMPTIALSLCGGLGGSRQICREKFIEHMISYQQFAENPGLIYDPNLVILINKKYYNWAVAAPMVLSLQAFQRNIPESTIDQLVKEKMPKKGSRWWFSWRRKEFQAEEQPRPGKANVEMLQPSSAQQGQEGASSSDDEPLHRGDMLAVDTPAQKSLPTYKKSLRLSSEQIGRLNLQDGPNEVAFSVTTQYQGTCRCKATIYLWNWDDKVVISDIDGTITKSDALGHILPHLGKDWTHHGIAKLFHKIHLNGYKFLYCSARAIGMAHITKGYLKWVNEQGCALPKGPILLAPSSLFSAFHREVIEKKPEVFKIACLMDIQNLFATKLPFYAAFGNRASVSGSPGEEGGLGLRGGVAFPQLSPLLPFLGQDVYAYKQVGLPESRIFTVNPRGELIQELTKNHKSTYERLSELVELIFPPLGQSGSVALVCPEYSHFAYWRPPLPAVDLGAFS, from the exons ATGAACTACGTGGGGCAGCTTGCTGAGACTGTCTTTGTCACGGTGAAGGAGCTATACCGGGGTCTGAACCCTGCCACTCTGACGGGCTGCATCGATGTGGTTGTGGTGAGACAGCCCGATAACTCCTTCCAGTGCTCCCCATTTCACGTGCGCTTTGGGAAGCTGGGTGTGCTGCGCTCCAAGGAGAAGGTG GTTGACATTGAAATCAATGGGGAGCCTGTGGACCTGCACATGAAGCTGGGTGACAATGGAGAGGCCTTCTTCGTCCAGGAGTTGGAGGAGAATGAG GGCAGCATCCCCTCCCGTCTCTGTAcgtcccccatccccatggaGGAAAGCCTGGAGGATGCTGCTCAGCCCTCTCACGCGCAGGAGACCACCAGTGCTGAAGGGACCCTGCGCAAGAAGAGGCGACGCAGGAGGAAGCCCAAGAAGAAGGAGCTTTTGGACTCAGAGTTAGGAGGCTGTGAGGAGTGCAAAAGCGAGATGTTTGTGAAGGGGCCGTGCAAGCTGCCAGCCCACAG ggaTTCAGTGTATTTCTCCTTTACTGATCTACCCAAAGAAGAAACCAGGTTGTTGCAGTCCCCGGAGATGCACCCTTACTCTGATGGGGAGCTGGCCTCCATGGACAG cCCCACCCTGAGCCATCCATCTTCTCCCAAAAGTGACTCTGAGCTGGAGATCAGACCACAGGAGAGTTTTGCTCTAGGGGCTGAATCCCACATGCAGTGGACCTGGGGAAGGCTTCCTCAG GTGAATAAATTGGAACGAATTGAACCAGCCAAGTCCACAAAGACCATTGGTACTGCAGCAACCACTGTCTCTGCGACGCTGGTCCCAGTGGATGAGGCAACCCACCTTGTTGCTGCCTCTGAAGGTCTGGGAGGAGGTCCAAGCCCAGCAGGACCTCAGGGTGTACCTTGTTCCTCAGCTGTATCTGTTGTTGAGCCAACACCTGCAACCCAGCATGGGAATGACCTCCCCAGGCTGAAGGACATCCCCACTGTGGGGGCAGAGAGCTCATTGGAGGCCTCCTCAGCCCCACAAGAGAAACAGGAGGGAGGTGGAAGTGTTATGCCAGAGGTTCAGCCAGATGTGGAGCCCTTtgagggagctgctgctctgaggcAGGTGGACTCAGAGGACCCTGAGCCCCAGCTGGAAATCCAGAGGAGACAAG GATCCATCAAAAGAAGTCCTCACCTGGGTCCCAGTGACGTTTATCTGGAAGACCTTTCCAACATGGCTGAGGAGCAGGTGGCGCTCTATTTCCCCAGGAG TGACAAAGAGCAGAGTTCAAAGCCTGTGGCAGACCCCAGCAACCCTCTGTGTGTCCAGCTGCCACCCGATTTGCCTGCCGAGAGCCCCATGGACTCTGACTCTGATTTGATGCCCACAATTGCCCTGTCGCTGTGTGGAGGCCTGGGGGGCAGCAGACAGATCTGTCGTG AGAAGTTCATAGAGCACATGATCTCCTACCAGCAGTTTGCTGAGAATCCAGGACTCATCTATGACCCAAACCTGGTGATACTGATCAACAAGAA GTATTACAACTGGGCAGTGGCTGCTCCCAtggtcctgtccctgcaggctTTCCAGAGGAATATTCCTGAG AGCACCATCGACCAGCTGGTGAAGGAGAAGATGCCCAAGAAAGGCAGCAGGTGGTGGTTCTCCTGGAGGAGGAAAGAATTCCAAGCAGAGGAG CAGCCGAGGCCAGGGAAAGCCAACGTGGAaatgctgcagcccagctctgctcagcaggg GCAGGAGGGGGCATCATCCAGTGATGATGAGCCCCTGCACCGTGGGGACATGTTAGCAGTGGACACCCCTGCACAGAAATCTCTGCCAACTTACAAGAAATCCTTGCGGCTCTCCTCCGAACAAATT gGAAGGCTGAATCTGCAGGATGGCCCCAACGAGGTGGCATTCAGCGTGACAACTCAGTACCAGGGCACGTGTCGCTGTAAGGCCACTATCTACCTGTGGAACTGGGATGACAAGGTGGTGATCTCAGACATCGATGGCACCATCACCAA GTCAGATGCTCTTGGGCACATCTTGCCACATCTGGGAAAAGACTGGACTCATCATGGGATTGCTAAGCTCTTCCACAAAATCCACCT GAACGGCTACAAGTTCCTCTACTGCTCGGCCAGAGCCATCGGCATGGCACACATCACCAAGGGCTACCTCAAATGGGTCAATGAGCAAGGCTGTGCCCTCCCCAAGGGCCCCATCCTGCTTGCCCCCAGCAGCCTCTTCTCTGCCTTCCACAG ggaggtgattgAGAAGAAGCCAGAGGTGTTCAAGATCGCCTGCTTGATGGACATCCAAAACCTGTTTGCCACGAAGCTGCCCTTCTACGCAGCCTTTGGGAACAGAGCCAGCGTGAGTGGGTCtcctggggaggagggagggttGGGGCTGCGGGGTGGTGTTGCCTTCCCACAGCTCTCACCCTTGCTGCCCTTCCTTGGACAGGACGTCTATGCTTACAAGCAAGTGGGCCTGCCGGAGAGCCGCATATTCACAGTCAACCCCAGAGGAGAGCTGATCCAGGAGCTGACAAAGAACCACAAGTCTAC GTACGAGCGGCTGtcggagctggtggagctgatCTTCCCTCCCCTGGGGCAGAGCGGGAGCGTTGCTCTGGTGTGTCCAGAGTACAGCCACTTTGCCTACTGGAGACCTCCGCTGCCTGCGGTTGACTTGGGTGCCTTCTCCTGA
- the LPIN3 gene encoding phosphatidate phosphatase LPIN3 isoform X2 gives MNYVGQLAETVFVTVKELYRGLNPATLTGCIDVVVVRQPDNSFQCSPFHVRFGKLGVLRSKEKVVDIEINGEPVDLHMKLGDNGEAFFVQELEENEGSIPSRLCTSPIPMEESLEDAAQPSHAQETTSAEGTLRKKRRRRRKPKKKELLDSELGGCEECKSEMFVKGPCKLPAHRDSVYFSFTDLPKEETRLLQSPEMHPYSDGELASMDSPTLSHPSSPKSDSELEIRPQESFALGAESHMQWTWGRLPQVNKLERIEPAKSTKTIGTAATTVSATLVPVDEATHLVAASEGLGGGPSPAGPQGVPCSSAVSVVEPTPATQHGNDLPRLKDIPTVGAESSLEASSAPQEKQEGGGSVMPEVQPDVEPFEGAAALRQVDSEDPEPQLEIQRRQGSIKRSPHLGPSDVYLEDLSNMAEEQVALYFPRSDKEQSSKPVADPSNPLCVQLPPDLPAESPMDSDSDLMPTIALSLCGGLGGSRQICREKFIEHMISYQQFAENPGLIYDPNLVILINKKYYNWAVAAPMVLSLQAFQRNIPESTIDQLVKEKMPKKGSRWWFSWRRKEFQAEEPRPGKANVEMLQPSSAQQGQEGASSSDDEPLHRGDMLAVDTPAQKSLPTYKKSLRLSSEQIGRLNLQDGPNEVAFSVTTQYQGTCRCKATIYLWNWDDKVVISDIDGTITKSDALGHILPHLGKDWTHHGIAKLFHKIHLNGYKFLYCSARAIGMAHITKGYLKWVNEQGCALPKGPILLAPSSLFSAFHREVIEKKPEVFKIACLMDIQNLFATKLPFYAAFGNRASVSGSPGEEGGLGLRGGVAFPQLSPLLPFLGQDVYAYKQVGLPESRIFTVNPRGELIQELTKNHKSTYERLSELVELIFPPLGQSGSVALVCPEYSHFAYWRPPLPAVDLGAFS, from the exons ATGAACTACGTGGGGCAGCTTGCTGAGACTGTCTTTGTCACGGTGAAGGAGCTATACCGGGGTCTGAACCCTGCCACTCTGACGGGCTGCATCGATGTGGTTGTGGTGAGACAGCCCGATAACTCCTTCCAGTGCTCCCCATTTCACGTGCGCTTTGGGAAGCTGGGTGTGCTGCGCTCCAAGGAGAAGGTG GTTGACATTGAAATCAATGGGGAGCCTGTGGACCTGCACATGAAGCTGGGTGACAATGGAGAGGCCTTCTTCGTCCAGGAGTTGGAGGAGAATGAG GGCAGCATCCCCTCCCGTCTCTGTAcgtcccccatccccatggaGGAAAGCCTGGAGGATGCTGCTCAGCCCTCTCACGCGCAGGAGACCACCAGTGCTGAAGGGACCCTGCGCAAGAAGAGGCGACGCAGGAGGAAGCCCAAGAAGAAGGAGCTTTTGGACTCAGAGTTAGGAGGCTGTGAGGAGTGCAAAAGCGAGATGTTTGTGAAGGGGCCGTGCAAGCTGCCAGCCCACAG ggaTTCAGTGTATTTCTCCTTTACTGATCTACCCAAAGAAGAAACCAGGTTGTTGCAGTCCCCGGAGATGCACCCTTACTCTGATGGGGAGCTGGCCTCCATGGACAG cCCCACCCTGAGCCATCCATCTTCTCCCAAAAGTGACTCTGAGCTGGAGATCAGACCACAGGAGAGTTTTGCTCTAGGGGCTGAATCCCACATGCAGTGGACCTGGGGAAGGCTTCCTCAG GTGAATAAATTGGAACGAATTGAACCAGCCAAGTCCACAAAGACCATTGGTACTGCAGCAACCACTGTCTCTGCGACGCTGGTCCCAGTGGATGAGGCAACCCACCTTGTTGCTGCCTCTGAAGGTCTGGGAGGAGGTCCAAGCCCAGCAGGACCTCAGGGTGTACCTTGTTCCTCAGCTGTATCTGTTGTTGAGCCAACACCTGCAACCCAGCATGGGAATGACCTCCCCAGGCTGAAGGACATCCCCACTGTGGGGGCAGAGAGCTCATTGGAGGCCTCCTCAGCCCCACAAGAGAAACAGGAGGGAGGTGGAAGTGTTATGCCAGAGGTTCAGCCAGATGTGGAGCCCTTtgagggagctgctgctctgaggcAGGTGGACTCAGAGGACCCTGAGCCCCAGCTGGAAATCCAGAGGAGACAAG GATCCATCAAAAGAAGTCCTCACCTGGGTCCCAGTGACGTTTATCTGGAAGACCTTTCCAACATGGCTGAGGAGCAGGTGGCGCTCTATTTCCCCAGGAG TGACAAAGAGCAGAGTTCAAAGCCTGTGGCAGACCCCAGCAACCCTCTGTGTGTCCAGCTGCCACCCGATTTGCCTGCCGAGAGCCCCATGGACTCTGACTCTGATTTGATGCCCACAATTGCCCTGTCGCTGTGTGGAGGCCTGGGGGGCAGCAGACAGATCTGTCGTG AGAAGTTCATAGAGCACATGATCTCCTACCAGCAGTTTGCTGAGAATCCAGGACTCATCTATGACCCAAACCTGGTGATACTGATCAACAAGAA GTATTACAACTGGGCAGTGGCTGCTCCCAtggtcctgtccctgcaggctTTCCAGAGGAATATTCCTGAG AGCACCATCGACCAGCTGGTGAAGGAGAAGATGCCCAAGAAAGGCAGCAGGTGGTGGTTCTCCTGGAGGAGGAAAGAATTCCAAGCAGAGGAG CCGAGGCCAGGGAAAGCCAACGTGGAaatgctgcagcccagctctgctcagcaggg GCAGGAGGGGGCATCATCCAGTGATGATGAGCCCCTGCACCGTGGGGACATGTTAGCAGTGGACACCCCTGCACAGAAATCTCTGCCAACTTACAAGAAATCCTTGCGGCTCTCCTCCGAACAAATT gGAAGGCTGAATCTGCAGGATGGCCCCAACGAGGTGGCATTCAGCGTGACAACTCAGTACCAGGGCACGTGTCGCTGTAAGGCCACTATCTACCTGTGGAACTGGGATGACAAGGTGGTGATCTCAGACATCGATGGCACCATCACCAA GTCAGATGCTCTTGGGCACATCTTGCCACATCTGGGAAAAGACTGGACTCATCATGGGATTGCTAAGCTCTTCCACAAAATCCACCT GAACGGCTACAAGTTCCTCTACTGCTCGGCCAGAGCCATCGGCATGGCACACATCACCAAGGGCTACCTCAAATGGGTCAATGAGCAAGGCTGTGCCCTCCCCAAGGGCCCCATCCTGCTTGCCCCCAGCAGCCTCTTCTCTGCCTTCCACAG ggaggtgattgAGAAGAAGCCAGAGGTGTTCAAGATCGCCTGCTTGATGGACATCCAAAACCTGTTTGCCACGAAGCTGCCCTTCTACGCAGCCTTTGGGAACAGAGCCAGCGTGAGTGGGTCtcctggggaggagggagggttGGGGCTGCGGGGTGGTGTTGCCTTCCCACAGCTCTCACCCTTGCTGCCCTTCCTTGGACAGGACGTCTATGCTTACAAGCAAGTGGGCCTGCCGGAGAGCCGCATATTCACAGTCAACCCCAGAGGAGAGCTGATCCAGGAGCTGACAAAGAACCACAAGTCTAC GTACGAGCGGCTGtcggagctggtggagctgatCTTCCCTCCCCTGGGGCAGAGCGGGAGCGTTGCTCTGGTGTGTCCAGAGTACAGCCACTTTGCCTACTGGAGACCTCCGCTGCCTGCGGTTGACTTGGGTGCCTTCTCCTGA
- the LPIN3 gene encoding phosphatidate phosphatase LPIN3 isoform X6 — protein sequence MNYVGQLAETVFVTVKELYRGLNPATLTGCIDVVVVRQPDNSFQCSPFHVRFGKLGVLRSKEKVVDIEINGEPVDLHMKLGDNGEAFFVQELEENEGSIPSRLCTSPIPMEESLEDAAQPSHAQETTSAEGTLRKKRRRRRKPKKKELLDSELGGCEECKSEMFVKGPCKLPAHRDSVYFSFTDLPKEETRLLQSPEMHPYSDGELASMDSPTLSHPSSPKSDSELEIRPQESFALGAESHMQWTWGRLPQVNKLERIEPAKSTKTIGTAATTVSATLVPVDEATHLVAASEGLGGGPSPAGPQGVPCSSAVSVVEPTPATQHGNDLPRLKDIPTVGAESSLEASSAPQEKQEGGGSVMPEVQPDVEPFEGAAALRQVDSEDPEPQLEIQRRQGSIKRSPHLGPSDVYLEDLSNMAEEQVALYFPRSDKEQSSKPVADPSNPLCVQLPPDLPAESPMDSDSDLMPTIALSLCGGLGGSRQICREKFIEHMISYQQFAENPGLIYDPNLVILINKKYYNWAVAAPMVLSLQAFQRNIPESTIDQLVKEKMPKKGSRWWFSWRRKEFQAEEQPRPGKANVEMLQPSSAQQGQEGASSSDDEPLHRGDMLAVDTPAQKSLPTYKKSLRLSSEQIGRLNLQDGPNEVAFSVTTQYQGTCRCKATIYLWNWDDKVVISDIDGTITKSDALGHILPHLGKDWTHHGIAKLFHKIHLNGYKFLYCSARAIGMAHITKGYLKWVNEQGCALPKGPILLAPSSLFSAFHREVIEKKPEVFKIACLMDIQNLFATKLPFYAAFGNRASDVYAYKQVGLPESRIFTVNPRGELIQELTKNHKSTYERLSELVELIFPPLAVDLGAFS from the exons ATGAACTACGTGGGGCAGCTTGCTGAGACTGTCTTTGTCACGGTGAAGGAGCTATACCGGGGTCTGAACCCTGCCACTCTGACGGGCTGCATCGATGTGGTTGTGGTGAGACAGCCCGATAACTCCTTCCAGTGCTCCCCATTTCACGTGCGCTTTGGGAAGCTGGGTGTGCTGCGCTCCAAGGAGAAGGTG GTTGACATTGAAATCAATGGGGAGCCTGTGGACCTGCACATGAAGCTGGGTGACAATGGAGAGGCCTTCTTCGTCCAGGAGTTGGAGGAGAATGAG GGCAGCATCCCCTCCCGTCTCTGTAcgtcccccatccccatggaGGAAAGCCTGGAGGATGCTGCTCAGCCCTCTCACGCGCAGGAGACCACCAGTGCTGAAGGGACCCTGCGCAAGAAGAGGCGACGCAGGAGGAAGCCCAAGAAGAAGGAGCTTTTGGACTCAGAGTTAGGAGGCTGTGAGGAGTGCAAAAGCGAGATGTTTGTGAAGGGGCCGTGCAAGCTGCCAGCCCACAG ggaTTCAGTGTATTTCTCCTTTACTGATCTACCCAAAGAAGAAACCAGGTTGTTGCAGTCCCCGGAGATGCACCCTTACTCTGATGGGGAGCTGGCCTCCATGGACAG cCCCACCCTGAGCCATCCATCTTCTCCCAAAAGTGACTCTGAGCTGGAGATCAGACCACAGGAGAGTTTTGCTCTAGGGGCTGAATCCCACATGCAGTGGACCTGGGGAAGGCTTCCTCAG GTGAATAAATTGGAACGAATTGAACCAGCCAAGTCCACAAAGACCATTGGTACTGCAGCAACCACTGTCTCTGCGACGCTGGTCCCAGTGGATGAGGCAACCCACCTTGTTGCTGCCTCTGAAGGTCTGGGAGGAGGTCCAAGCCCAGCAGGACCTCAGGGTGTACCTTGTTCCTCAGCTGTATCTGTTGTTGAGCCAACACCTGCAACCCAGCATGGGAATGACCTCCCCAGGCTGAAGGACATCCCCACTGTGGGGGCAGAGAGCTCATTGGAGGCCTCCTCAGCCCCACAAGAGAAACAGGAGGGAGGTGGAAGTGTTATGCCAGAGGTTCAGCCAGATGTGGAGCCCTTtgagggagctgctgctctgaggcAGGTGGACTCAGAGGACCCTGAGCCCCAGCTGGAAATCCAGAGGAGACAAG GATCCATCAAAAGAAGTCCTCACCTGGGTCCCAGTGACGTTTATCTGGAAGACCTTTCCAACATGGCTGAGGAGCAGGTGGCGCTCTATTTCCCCAGGAG TGACAAAGAGCAGAGTTCAAAGCCTGTGGCAGACCCCAGCAACCCTCTGTGTGTCCAGCTGCCACCCGATTTGCCTGCCGAGAGCCCCATGGACTCTGACTCTGATTTGATGCCCACAATTGCCCTGTCGCTGTGTGGAGGCCTGGGGGGCAGCAGACAGATCTGTCGTG AGAAGTTCATAGAGCACATGATCTCCTACCAGCAGTTTGCTGAGAATCCAGGACTCATCTATGACCCAAACCTGGTGATACTGATCAACAAGAA GTATTACAACTGGGCAGTGGCTGCTCCCAtggtcctgtccctgcaggctTTCCAGAGGAATATTCCTGAG AGCACCATCGACCAGCTGGTGAAGGAGAAGATGCCCAAGAAAGGCAGCAGGTGGTGGTTCTCCTGGAGGAGGAAAGAATTCCAAGCAGAGGAG CAGCCGAGGCCAGGGAAAGCCAACGTGGAaatgctgcagcccagctctgctcagcaggg GCAGGAGGGGGCATCATCCAGTGATGATGAGCCCCTGCACCGTGGGGACATGTTAGCAGTGGACACCCCTGCACAGAAATCTCTGCCAACTTACAAGAAATCCTTGCGGCTCTCCTCCGAACAAATT gGAAGGCTGAATCTGCAGGATGGCCCCAACGAGGTGGCATTCAGCGTGACAACTCAGTACCAGGGCACGTGTCGCTGTAAGGCCACTATCTACCTGTGGAACTGGGATGACAAGGTGGTGATCTCAGACATCGATGGCACCATCACCAA GTCAGATGCTCTTGGGCACATCTTGCCACATCTGGGAAAAGACTGGACTCATCATGGGATTGCTAAGCTCTTCCACAAAATCCACCT GAACGGCTACAAGTTCCTCTACTGCTCGGCCAGAGCCATCGGCATGGCACACATCACCAAGGGCTACCTCAAATGGGTCAATGAGCAAGGCTGTGCCCTCCCCAAGGGCCCCATCCTGCTTGCCCCCAGCAGCCTCTTCTCTGCCTTCCACAG ggaggtgattgAGAAGAAGCCAGAGGTGTTCAAGATCGCCTGCTTGATGGACATCCAAAACCTGTTTGCCACGAAGCTGCCCTTCTACGCAGCCTTTGGGAACAGAGCCAGC GACGTCTATGCTTACAAGCAAGTGGGCCTGCCGGAGAGCCGCATATTCACAGTCAACCCCAGAGGAGAGCTGATCCAGGAGCTGACAAAGAACCACAAGTCTAC GTACGAGCGGCTGtcggagctggtggagctgatCTTCCCTCCCCT TGCGGTTGACTTGGGTGCCTTCTCCTGA